Proteins encoded together in one Riemerella anatipestifer window:
- a CDS encoding NUDIX hydrolase, with translation MKLGRDLIKRIKAAPLEGENAHKIYAPPQRPLYSYDEIMAKKPKLAAVNILLYLKNNQWHIPLMVRTANVNDKHSGQISLPGGKKEVSDETFAHTALRETTEELGIIRPYLRLIRSLSPLYIPPSNFYVHTYVSYTKKNPKFTLQESEAQELIELPLSLLLDLPKQPSKILFDKHIEVPVIQYKNYNIWGATSMILYEFSQLLKNM, from the coding sequence ATGAAACTTGGTAGAGATTTAATCAAACGAATTAAAGCTGCTCCTCTAGAAGGAGAAAATGCTCATAAAATTTATGCTCCTCCCCAAAGACCTCTCTACTCTTATGACGAAATAATGGCTAAAAAACCAAAGTTAGCTGCTGTTAACATTTTACTTTATCTCAAAAATAACCAATGGCATATCCCACTTATGGTAAGAACAGCTAATGTTAATGACAAACATAGTGGACAAATCTCTTTACCTGGTGGAAAAAAAGAAGTTTCTGATGAAACATTTGCCCACACCGCTCTGCGTGAAACTACAGAGGAACTAGGCATTATTCGTCCTTACTTGAGGTTGATACGAAGTTTAAGTCCGTTGTATATTCCGCCTAGTAATTTTTATGTTCATACTTATGTTTCGTATACTAAAAAAAATCCAAAATTCACTCTACAAGAATCTGAAGCCCAAGAGCTGATAGAACTACCTCTATCCTTACTTTTAGACCTACCAAAACAACCCTCTAAAATTTTATTTGACAAACATATAGAAGTCCCTGTGATACAATATAAAAACTATAATATTTGGGGTGCTACTTCTATGATTTTGTACGAGTTTAGCCAGTTGTTAAAAAATATGTAA
- a CDS encoding L-threonylcarbamoyladenylate synthase gives MAKVIKIYPENPQENLIKEVIKTLDNGGLIIYPSDTVYAMGCDINNIKAMEKLATLKKIKLEKAHFSIICNDLSHLSSFTKPIDNSVFRLLKSHISGPFTFILEANKNLPLAYKGHKTVGIRVPDHPIPQLIVEKLGRPIASTSIKDDDEIIEYSTDPELIAEKYDHLVDIVIDSGYGDNVASTIVDLTSGVAEIIRQGKGEL, from the coding sequence ATGGCGAAAGTCATTAAAATCTATCCCGAAAATCCCCAAGAAAACCTTATAAAAGAGGTAATTAAAACCTTAGATAATGGAGGTCTTATCATCTATCCATCCGACACGGTTTACGCCATGGGGTGCGACATCAATAATATCAAAGCTATGGAAAAACTAGCTACTCTAAAAAAAATAAAACTAGAGAAAGCTCATTTTTCTATTATTTGTAACGATTTAAGTCATCTTTCGTCTTTCACCAAACCCATTGACAATTCTGTTTTTAGATTATTAAAAAGTCATATTTCTGGACCGTTTACCTTTATTCTAGAAGCTAATAAGAATTTACCTCTTGCTTATAAAGGTCATAAAACCGTTGGTATTAGAGTGCCAGACCACCCTATTCCGCAACTTATTGTAGAAAAATTAGGTCGTCCTATTGCTTCAACCTCTATAAAAGATGATGATGAAATTATAGAATATTCCACAGACCCAGAATTGATTGCTGAAAAATACGACCACTTGGTGGATATTGTAATTGATTCAGGCTATGGTGATAATGTAGCTTCTACTATTGTAGATTTAACTTCTGGCGTTGCAGAAATCATTAGACAAGGTAAGGGCGAACTCTAG
- a CDS encoding lysophospholipid acyltransferase family protein translates to MAKKTIFTDSFGNLYFLKRFIIFILGLISYRRFNGFNKLKISGTEHLVDLPESNVLFVSNHQTYFADVAAMYHAFCAVNNGYHNTIKNPVYLLNPKVDFYYVAAEETMNKGILARIFKLAGAVTVKRTWRAEGKNVNRMVDMSEVENIIKALDNGWVITFPQGTTSAFAQGRKGTAKLVKQQRPIVIPIKINGFRRAFDKKGLKIKVTGVEPTMEFKPALNIDYENESAQEILQKIMEAIEQTPEHNILHEYDEELKRKKEKNYGESH, encoded by the coding sequence ATGGCAAAAAAAACAATATTTACCGATTCATTCGGGAATTTATACTTTCTTAAAAGATTTATTATTTTCATTTTAGGACTAATATCTTACAGAAGGTTCAACGGATTTAATAAACTTAAAATATCAGGTACTGAACATTTGGTAGACTTACCAGAAAGTAATGTTTTGTTTGTATCTAACCATCAAACCTACTTTGCTGATGTTGCAGCTATGTATCACGCTTTTTGTGCCGTAAATAATGGTTATCATAACACGATAAAAAATCCTGTTTACCTCCTTAATCCTAAAGTAGATTTCTACTATGTGGCCGCTGAAGAAACGATGAATAAAGGTATCCTTGCCCGAATTTTCAAACTAGCAGGAGCCGTAACGGTAAAAAGAACATGGCGTGCCGAAGGCAAAAATGTTAATCGTATGGTAGATATGAGTGAGGTAGAAAACATCATTAAAGCTTTGGATAATGGTTGGGTAATTACCTTTCCACAAGGGACTACCTCTGCATTTGCACAGGGAAGAAAAGGAACTGCCAAATTGGTAAAACAACAACGTCCTATTGTGATACCTATCAAAATCAATGGATTTAGAAGGGCTTTTGACAAAAAAGGGCTTAAAATTAAAGTAACAGGCGTAGAACCAACTATGGAATTTAAACCTGCTCTTAACATTGATTATGAAAACGAATCTGCACAAGAGATTTTACAAAAAATAATGGAAGCTATAGAACAAACTCCTGAACATAATATCCTCCACGAATACGACGAGGAACTGAAACGAAAAAAAGAAAAAAACTATGGCGAAAGTCATTAA
- a CDS encoding potassium channel family protein, with translation MKYIIVGLGNFGASLAQKLTAQGNEVIGIDNSAAKVDAYKEKISHTICMDSTDEFTVSGLPIKETDIFVVAIGEDQGANVMTTALLKNLQVKRLISRAINPLHEKVLQAIGVDEIVHPEEETAERWAKKLCLSNVVDSFELNQEYSIIEAKVPEEYIGKTIREIDFRKKYNLAVLTIIRKVEVKSLLGKTKTENKVLGVAATDTLLETNDILVIYGSNKDLKGFLKQKMD, from the coding sequence ATGAAATATATTATAGTAGGATTAGGAAACTTTGGAGCTTCTTTAGCTCAAAAACTAACGGCTCAAGGCAACGAAGTTATCGGGATAGATAATAGTGCCGCCAAAGTAGATGCCTATAAAGAAAAAATATCGCATACCATCTGTATGGATTCTACCGATGAATTTACTGTTTCGGGGCTTCCCATCAAAGAAACTGATATTTTCGTGGTTGCTATTGGCGAAGACCAAGGTGCTAATGTAATGACCACCGCTCTCCTTAAAAACTTACAAGTAAAACGACTCATCAGCCGTGCCATCAATCCTCTTCACGAAAAAGTATTACAAGCCATTGGCGTTGATGAAATAGTACACCCAGAAGAAGAAACAGCCGAAAGATGGGCAAAAAAACTATGTCTAAGCAATGTTGTAGATTCTTTTGAACTAAACCAAGAATATAGCATTATAGAAGCTAAAGTACCAGAAGAATATATTGGGAAGACTATTCGTGAGATAGATTTCCGCAAAAAATACAACTTAGCCGTTCTTACCATTATAAGGAAAGTAGAAGTTAAAAGTCTTTTAGGCAAAACCAAAACAGAAAACAAAGTACTAGGTGTGGCAGCTACAGATACTCTACTAGAAACTAATGATATACTAGTAATTTATGGTTCTAACAAAGATTTAAAAGGTTTTTTAAAACAAAAAATGGATTAA
- a CDS encoding replication-associated recombination protein A translates to MNSNIPLAEKLRPKTLDEMLGQEHLTGKDGTIRKMLDTDRLNSLILWGPPGTGKTTLAEILSEQSGRKFFKLSAVSSGVKEVREVIDEAQKQHLFSGKSPILFIDEIHRFNKSQQDSLLHAVEKGWVVLIGATTENPSFEVVSALLSRSQVYILKPLSYEKLEELATIAVARFNQDENTDFTIENNQGFIQYSGGDARKLINSVEWVLNQYKGSGQNQLSSEAILKILQETVPVYDKNGEQHYDVISAFIKSIRGSDVNAALYWLGRMLVGGEDIKFIARRLLILAAEDIGLANPNALTMANSCFQSVNVIGYPESRIILSECVIYLAASPKSNSAYQAINEAMAMAKKTAHLPVPLHLRNAPTKLMKEMDYGKDYRYAHAYEGNFVPQEFLPEELSGVSFYCSGDNATERKIKEQISKKWGDKY, encoded by the coding sequence TTGAATTCAAATATTCCTTTAGCAGAGAAATTACGCCCTAAAACCTTAGATGAAATGCTTGGGCAAGAACATCTTACAGGTAAAGACGGAACGATAAGAAAAATGTTGGATACTGACCGACTTAATTCTCTGATTTTATGGGGACCTCCAGGAACGGGTAAAACTACCTTAGCAGAAATTCTTTCGGAGCAATCGGGACGAAAATTTTTTAAACTTTCTGCGGTTTCTAGTGGGGTGAAAGAGGTAAGAGAAGTGATAGATGAGGCCCAAAAGCAACATTTGTTTTCTGGTAAATCTCCTATTTTATTTATAGATGAAATTCATAGATTTAACAAGTCACAACAGGATTCTTTGCTTCACGCTGTGGAAAAAGGCTGGGTGGTTTTGATAGGAGCAACTACCGAAAATCCTAGCTTTGAGGTGGTTTCGGCATTATTGTCTCGTTCTCAAGTTTATATTTTGAAACCATTGAGTTACGAAAAATTGGAAGAACTGGCTACTATTGCGGTCGCTCGTTTTAATCAAGATGAAAATACAGATTTTACTATTGAAAACAATCAAGGGTTTATACAATATTCGGGAGGCGATGCTAGAAAACTCATTAACTCAGTAGAGTGGGTGCTTAATCAGTATAAAGGCTCTGGGCAAAACCAGTTATCTAGTGAGGCTATTCTGAAAATTTTACAAGAAACCGTACCTGTTTATGATAAAAATGGTGAGCAACATTATGATGTAATTTCAGCTTTTATTAAATCTATTAGAGGGAGTGATGTTAATGCCGCTTTGTACTGGCTAGGGAGAATGCTCGTGGGAGGCGAAGATATTAAATTTATTGCAAGGCGACTTTTGATATTGGCGGCAGAAGATATAGGTTTGGCTAACCCTAACGCTCTCACAATGGCTAACAGTTGTTTTCAATCAGTTAATGTTATAGGTTATCCAGAATCTCGTATTATCCTTAGCGAATGTGTGATTTATTTAGCGGCTTCACCTAAGAGTAATTCGGCGTATCAAGCCATTAATGAGGCAATGGCAATGGCGAAAAAAACAGCTCATTTGCCCGTGCCATTGCACTTAAGAAATGCTCCTACAAAACTGATGAAAGAAATGGACTATGGTAAAGATTACCGCTACGCTCACGCCTATGAGGGAAATTTTGTGCCACAAGAATTTCTTCCTGAAGAATTATCTGGAGTTTCTTTTTATTGTTCAGGAGATAATGCCACCGAAAGAAAAATAAAAGAACAAATTTCTAAAAAATGGGGCGATAAATACTAG